From the genome of Cognaticolwellia beringensis, one region includes:
- a CDS encoding GMC family oxidoreductase, with the protein MQTQTKKINEFDYIIVGAGSAGCVLANRLSENGQHSVCLLEAGSNNNSMLVNTPGAFAAFMFLKKFNWSFNAKPKRDIRNGEALFVPRGRGLGGSSATNAMLYLRGQKQDYDHWAELGNAGWSFDDILPYFKKSETNQRGESEFHGDSGPLQVTDRPVFYDISKRYIEAGQQAGFKFSDDFNGADQEGVGYYQCTIKDGKRCSAAHAYLLPILARENLTVITDAQVRKVLIKDQQAHGVDVFIKGELNTITAKKEVILSGGSIASPQLLMLSGIGDKNELTPHGIECLHELKGVGKNLREHVDACVLVKSKKTDGFTASATGLLKMLPDVIKYITTKKGKLANSILEAGGFIKSNEDAQRPDIQLHMLPLLYDDNGRDFKLLSQHGFSCHVCVLRPESTGTVSLKSANYKDAPEIDFNFFSDQSGKDKAVLINGMRQLRKILTAEALAEHYDNELHPGNAFETDEQVFAKAKERLGTVYHPVGTCKMGHDDMAVVDSQLKVHGIENLRVVDASIMPTLISGNTNAPTMAIAEKASDMILAS; encoded by the coding sequence TTGCAAACTCAAACAAAAAAAATTAATGAATTTGATTACATCATTGTTGGCGCTGGTTCAGCAGGTTGTGTATTAGCGAATAGACTGAGTGAAAATGGTCAACACAGTGTGTGTTTATTAGAAGCCGGTAGTAACAACAACAGCATGTTAGTTAATACCCCAGGCGCTTTTGCTGCCTTTATGTTTTTGAAAAAATTCAATTGGAGTTTTAACGCTAAGCCTAAGCGAGATATTCGCAATGGTGAAGCGCTATTTGTACCGCGTGGTAGAGGATTAGGCGGCAGCTCTGCAACCAATGCCATGCTTTATCTTCGAGGTCAGAAACAAGATTACGACCATTGGGCTGAATTAGGTAATGCGGGTTGGTCATTTGATGATATTTTGCCTTATTTTAAGAAGTCTGAAACTAATCAACGCGGAGAAAGCGAATTTCATGGCGATAGCGGGCCATTGCAAGTTACTGACCGACCGGTTTTCTATGATATTAGTAAGCGCTATATTGAGGCGGGTCAACAAGCTGGCTTTAAGTTTAGCGATGACTTTAATGGCGCTGATCAAGAAGGTGTTGGTTATTACCAGTGTACGATAAAAGATGGCAAGCGCTGTTCTGCCGCTCATGCCTACTTATTGCCGATACTAGCCAGAGAAAACTTGACGGTAATTACCGATGCGCAGGTAAGAAAAGTGCTAATAAAAGACCAACAAGCGCATGGCGTTGATGTTTTTATTAAAGGTGAATTAAACACAATAACCGCGAAAAAAGAGGTAATTTTAAGTGGTGGAAGTATCGCTTCCCCTCAGTTATTAATGCTTTCAGGTATTGGTGACAAAAATGAACTAACACCGCATGGTATTGAATGTTTACATGAACTCAAAGGCGTTGGAAAAAATCTGCGAGAACATGTAGATGCTTGCGTGTTAGTCAAAAGTAAAAAAACAGACGGCTTTACCGCATCAGCAACAGGTTTACTGAAAATGCTGCCAGACGTGATTAAATATATAACGACTAAAAAAGGTAAGCTGGCTAATAGCATTCTTGAAGCGGGTGGTTTTATTAAGTCGAACGAAGATGCCCAAAGACCTGATATTCAATTGCATATGTTGCCTTTGTTATATGACGATAATGGTCGAGATTTTAAGCTGCTATCTCAGCATGGTTTTTCATGTCATGTTTGTGTTTTGCGCCCTGAAAGCACAGGAACGGTATCGCTAAAATCAGCTAATTATAAAGATGCACCAGAGATTGATTTTAATTTCTTTTCTGATCAATCAGGTAAAGATAAAGCAGTATTGATTAATGGTATGCGCCAACTACGTAAAATATTAACCGCGGAAGCATTAGCCGAGCATTACGACAATGAACTGCACCCAGGCAACGCTTTTGAGACTGACGAACAAGTTTTTGCAAAAGCAAAAGAGCGCTTAGGTACTGTTTATCATCCGGTAGGTACCTGCAAAATGGGTCATGATGATATGGCGGTGGTCGATAGCCAGTTAAAAGTGCATGGCATCGAAAATCTTCGCGTGGTTGACGCTTCTATTATGCCAACGCTTATCAGTGGTAACACCAATGCGCCTACGATGGCGATTGCCGAAAAAGCGTCAGATATGATCTTAGCGTCTTAA
- a CDS encoding DUF1145 domain-containing protein encodes MLKLVIYSLKALLTGLWSFAILGLLSLSPLPTEVQLYVSLLACVVLLVHYIEFFAMKNKFKNQSGLAMNFLQTMLWGFGYWLPILKHATEEVDQRK; translated from the coding sequence ATGTTAAAGTTAGTTATATACAGCCTTAAAGCTTTACTGACGGGGTTATGGAGCTTCGCAATATTAGGTTTATTATCCTTGTCACCGCTGCCAACAGAAGTTCAGCTTTATGTTTCGCTATTAGCTTGTGTTGTTCTTTTAGTGCACTATATTGAGTTTTTCGCCATGAAAAATAAATTTAAAAACCAAAGTGGCTTAGCAATGAACTTTCTACAAACTATGCTTTGGGGGTTTGGTTATTGGCTACCGATATTGAAGCACGCCACTGAAGAAGTAGATCAAAGAAAATAA
- a CDS encoding putative Ig domain-containing protein encodes MNTSKNKFVKTIITLSLGLALSACGGSDSKKAPDPVENSAPVISSTEINTVVAGSLYSYTLVSSDVDGDALTSSATNLPTWLSFDSATGILSGTPAEGDSGNHAITLTVSDGTLEVTQSFTISVTMPITENNAPVITSMAITSATVGEAYTYTLIATDADNDMLTMSTTIPSELSWLTFDAATGILSGTPASGDVATTAITLTVSDETDDTAQTFNIMVEDADAVATVDVVSFENAPETYTFGDFNGGMAMVVANPEATGINTSLQVGQMQKFAGETWGGSTLTLATPVTIPADSMVTLKVWSSRSVDVLVKFDDMNAERTVTHSGSGWEALSFDFTGATSTGESRLTLIFDNGIMGDAEADAANWTFYFDDFTTPAAPEVVTTPGSTVVNDFEAASDTYTFGDFNGGMAMVVANPQSTGINTSAQVGQMQKFAGETWGGSTLTLPTPVAIPANSIITMKVWASRAVPVLVKFDDVNAERTVIHTGSGWEELSFDFTGAVSSSETRLTLIFDNGVMGDADTDAANWTFYFDDFTTPEAEETVAGSFVAEGTPYDFEVAGLGSDFTWAVFENEDNPALAFVANPASSTANNSATVAMFTARMTGQAWAGTETTAANTTPFTMDATNSIVKIMVYKSVISDVALKFSVGAAAQPEIKVANTKINEWEELTFDFTSRIGSAETINIDSVIVFPDFMDGRASDTVNYFDNITFGRFE; translated from the coding sequence ATGAATACATCTAAGAATAAATTTGTCAAAACAATTATCACCCTAAGTTTAGGCCTAGCCCTGAGTGCTTGTGGGGGTTCTGATTCAAAAAAAGCACCAGATCCAGTCGAAAACTCAGCACCAGTAATTTCTAGCACTGAAATTAACACGGTGGTAGCAGGCTCTCTATATTCCTATACGTTAGTATCAAGTGATGTGGACGGTGACGCGTTAACATCTTCAGCGACTAATTTACCGACGTGGCTTTCATTTGATAGCGCAACGGGCATATTAAGCGGCACACCAGCAGAAGGCGACTCAGGCAACCATGCTATTACATTAACGGTGAGTGATGGCACGCTAGAGGTAACGCAATCTTTTACCATTTCAGTGACCATGCCAATTACAGAAAATAATGCCCCTGTCATCACCAGTATGGCAATAACAAGTGCAACAGTTGGCGAAGCCTACACTTATACATTGATAGCAACAGATGCTGATAATGATATGTTAACCATGTCGACCACCATACCTAGCGAACTTTCTTGGTTAACCTTTGATGCAGCAACCGGCATATTGTCAGGTACGCCAGCATCTGGTGATGTTGCCACTACAGCGATTACCTTAACTGTTTCTGATGAAACTGACGATACAGCACAAACCTTCAATATTATGGTTGAGGATGCAGATGCGGTAGCTACAGTAGATGTTGTTTCATTTGAAAATGCGCCTGAAACATATACCTTTGGTGACTTCAATGGCGGCATGGCAATGGTTGTTGCAAACCCAGAAGCTACTGGCATAAATACCAGTCTTCAGGTGGGACAAATGCAAAAATTTGCCGGCGAAACATGGGGTGGTTCTACCCTAACATTGGCTACACCCGTAACAATCCCCGCAGACAGCATGGTTACCCTGAAAGTTTGGTCATCACGTTCAGTAGATGTACTAGTTAAGTTTGACGATATGAACGCTGAAAGAACGGTTACGCATTCCGGTTCAGGTTGGGAAGCGCTAAGTTTTGACTTCACGGGTGCCACGAGTACTGGAGAGAGCAGACTTACGTTAATTTTTGATAATGGCATCATGGGAGATGCTGAAGCTGATGCGGCTAATTGGACTTTCTACTTTGATGATTTCACTACCCCTGCTGCGCCAGAAGTCGTTACTACACCTGGCTCTACCGTTGTAAATGACTTTGAAGCAGCCTCTGACACTTATACATTTGGTGATTTTAATGGCGGCATGGCAATGGTTGTTGCTAACCCACAATCAACCGGCATTAATACAAGTGCTCAAGTTGGACAAATGCAAAAATTTGCTGGCGAAACATGGGGGGGTTCTACCCTTACATTGCCTACACCAGTGGCAATCCCAGCAAACAGTATAATTACGATGAAAGTTTGGGCTTCGCGTGCCGTACCAGTTTTGGTTAAATTTGACGATGTTAACGCAGAAAGAACAGTCATTCATACTGGCTCGGGTTGGGAAGAATTAAGCTTTGACTTTACCGGTGCTGTCAGTAGTAGTGAGACCAGACTTACATTAATTTTTGATAATGGCGTGATGGGTGACGCTGATACTGATGCGGCTAATTGGACTTTCTATTTTGATGATTTCACAACCCCTGAGGCTGAAGAAACGGTTGCAGGAAGTTTTGTCGCTGAAGGCACACCTTACGATTTTGAAGTTGCCGGACTAGGCAGTGATTTTACTTGGGCGGTTTTTGAAAATGAAGATAATCCGGCATTAGCGTTTGTTGCTAACCCTGCATCTTCAACGGCTAATAATTCAGCAACTGTTGCAATGTTTACAGCTAGAATGACAGGTCAAGCTTGGGCCGGCACTGAAACTACAGCGGCGAATACTACGCCTTTCACTATGGATGCTACAAATAGCATTGTTAAAATCATGGTATATAAGTCTGTGATCAGCGATGTGGCTTTGAAGTTCTCAGTTGGCGCAGCGGCACAACCTGAAATTAAAGTAGCTAATACCAAAATTAATGAATGGGAAGAGCTTACTTTTGATTTCACTAGCCGCATTGGTTCAGCTGAAACGATTAATATTGATTCGGTGATAGTTTTCCCTGACTTTATGGATGGTAGAGCTTCTGATACCGTGAACTACTTCGACAATATAACTTTTGGGCGTTTCGAATAG
- a CDS encoding substrate-binding periplasmic protein, which produces MNRINFIALFMLLPFQSQAEIEPAKVRIVTEHLAPFQISENHKLIGGIVAIEVQQLINKVLPENKIEVLPWARAFQIASERPNTIIFSLVRTPDREDKFIWIGKVAHVPMELITLKSSKLQPISKLSELKDIQIGVKRLDAVTIWLANQGLQFDKELVEIVNTLTTMQMLEKGRIDVIPSTQQVIEFYCKKTGCKMSDFKTIYTLKALSEDFYLAVSLGTDENLVKQLRAEFPKLNLPVH; this is translated from the coding sequence TTGAACCGGATTAATTTTATAGCTTTATTTATGTTGTTACCTTTTCAGTCGCAAGCAGAAATAGAGCCGGCAAAAGTTCGTATTGTCACTGAGCACTTAGCGCCATTTCAAATCAGTGAAAACCATAAGTTAATTGGTGGTATTGTTGCGATTGAAGTACAACAACTAATCAATAAAGTTTTACCTGAAAATAAGATAGAAGTTTTACCTTGGGCTAGGGCATTTCAAATTGCTTCAGAAAGACCTAACACCATTATATTCTCTTTAGTTAGAACACCAGATCGGGAAGATAAATTTATTTGGATAGGGAAGGTTGCTCATGTACCTATGGAGCTAATTACTTTAAAAAGTAGTAAATTACAGCCAATTTCAAAACTCTCAGAGCTAAAGGATATTCAAATTGGCGTTAAGCGACTTGATGCCGTTACGATATGGCTTGCAAATCAAGGTCTTCAGTTTGATAAAGAATTAGTTGAAATTGTTAATACATTAACCACCATGCAGATGTTAGAAAAAGGTCGAATAGATGTTATTCCGTCAACCCAACAGGTGATTGAATTTTACTGTAAAAAAACAGGCTGTAAAATGTCAGACTTTAAAACGATTTATACCTTAAAAGCATTATCAGAAGATTTCTACTTAGCGGTTAGTCTTGGCACAGACGAAAATTTAGTTAAACAACTCAGAGCTGAATTTCCTAAGTTAAACTTGCCCGTGCATTAG
- a CDS encoding transposase, whose translation MPKPRSQQISLSDTPYYHICSRTVRKAFLCGVDKETGVSYEHRRSWIEKRIFQLSQVFAIDVCAHAVMNNHVHLVLHVDSEQVKRWTTLDVLSRWHKLFKGTILTSKYQRDQSLTKFEMEMVEETAQIYKQRLIDISWFMRALNEPIARQANKEDKCTGHFWEGRFKSQALLDEGALLACMAYVDLNPVRSGIAPTPEQSSFTSIQLRIKAAIMGEQPTTLLPFTGNEYREKTSGISFSLRDYLTLVDETARVIRDDKRGAIDTKTANILSRLHISDESWLKLTTNFEGIFTGAVGTAEHLCEFTEHVGLKRTHGKANAQACLNSA comes from the coding sequence ATGCCTAAGCCTCGTTCACAACAAATTAGTTTATCTGATACGCCGTATTATCATATTTGCAGTCGAACCGTCCGTAAAGCCTTTTTATGTGGTGTTGATAAAGAAACGGGGGTCAGCTATGAGCATAGACGTAGTTGGATTGAAAAACGTATTTTTCAATTATCTCAGGTGTTTGCTATTGATGTTTGTGCTCACGCTGTCATGAATAATCACGTACATTTAGTCCTTCATGTTGATAGCGAACAAGTTAAAAGATGGACTACGCTAGATGTACTTTCCCGTTGGCATAAGTTGTTTAAAGGCACCATTTTGACCAGTAAATATCAGCGAGATCAATCATTAACTAAATTCGAAATGGAAATGGTTGAAGAAACAGCGCAGATCTATAAACAGCGCTTAATCGATATCAGTTGGTTTATGCGGGCATTAAACGAACCTATTGCTCGACAAGCAAATAAAGAAGATAAATGCACAGGTCACTTTTGGGAAGGACGCTTTAAATCACAAGCCCTGCTCGATGAAGGTGCATTACTCGCTTGTATGGCTTATGTAGATTTAAATCCAGTCCGTTCGGGCATTGCGCCAACACCTGAACAATCGAGTTTTACCAGTATTCAATTGCGTATCAAAGCAGCCATCATGGGAGAACAACCGACAACGTTATTACCTTTTACTGGTAATGAATATCGAGAGAAAACTTCAGGTATTAGCTTTAGCTTGAGGGACTACTTAACCCTAGTAGATGAAACAGCTCGCGTAATAAGAGATGACAAACGAGGTGCTATCGATACTAAAACCGCAAATATACTGTCAAGACTTCACATCAGCGATGAAAGTTGGCTAAAACTCACCACAAATTTTGAAGGTATATTCACTGGCGCGGTAGGCACCGCAGAGCATTTGTGTGAATTTACTGAACACGTAGGTTTAAAGCGAACGCACGGTAAAGCAAATGCCCAAGCTTGTTTGAATAGCGCTTAA
- a CDS encoding DUF4267 domain-containing protein: protein MDIMMNKSTKLEKVGFVLVALIVLLQGFYGTFAFIDPEMFSVVRGTELFSGMDADWVAIYGSRTIFITLIFGYLLYTRNYVVLMWGALFGVVMPITDGLLAYEAHAPFKVVAKHIATVVYLLIIFLVLKKVIAQKA, encoded by the coding sequence ATGGATATTATGATGAATAAAAGTACTAAATTGGAAAAAGTAGGTTTTGTCTTAGTCGCACTTATAGTTCTGTTACAGGGTTTCTATGGTACTTTTGCTTTCATTGATCCTGAGATGTTTTCTGTCGTCAGAGGCACTGAACTTTTTTCGGGTATGGATGCTGATTGGGTGGCAATATATGGTTCGCGTACAATCTTCATTACCTTAATTTTTGGATATCTTTTATATACTCGAAATTATGTTGTTTTGATGTGGGGCGCATTGTTTGGGGTTGTTATGCCAATTACAGATGGGCTACTTGCATATGAAGCTCACGCACCATTTAAGGTTGTTGCTAAGCATATTGCCACTGTTGTGTACTTGTTAATAATATTCTTAGTCTTAAAAAAGGTTATTGCCCAAAAAGCATAA
- a CDS encoding IS3 family transposase (programmed frameshift), whose translation MPKYNNPRRTWKYSNDFKVNAVQLSFVVGITIKSVAEKFDIHPFMLSRWRKEYREGIIVADKRKKVAGQSKAKKVLTKEQQLERENKELKEELYIPKKVATVSCGGTSGRYRFIEKLRADIKVVKLLKYFDVSKSGYYDWRERQPSARTIEDAELKQKIQQIFTEHKGRYGSPRIFKALQKQGYNIGKKRVERLYRALGLVARVMRVTTRSAFYKRFLTTGTNLRPNGEVPLARDKVWVADVTYLKVKGVWRYLSVIMDLYSRRIISWSLDRNRTAEVTKRTLKNAIKKRKPKSDLMLHTDRGVEYRGQVYQKALKLHGIVHSLSRAGKCTDNAHMESFFHSMKTEVIRGNVFKSDKELRGTLGSYINKYYNVSRMHSGISYCSPIEYEALAA comes from the exons ATGCCCAAGTACAACAATCCAAGACGCACTTGGAAGTATTCAAACGACTTTAAAGTCAACGCTGTTCAACTGAGTTTTGTTGTCGGTATCACCATAAAATCAGTCGCCGAAAAATTCGACATACACCCGTTCATGCTGTCACGATGGCGAAAAGAATATCGTGAAGGGATCATTGTGGCTGATAAACGCAAAAAAGTGGCTGGTCAATCAAAAGCCAAAAAAGTACTGACCAAAGAGCAGCAACTTGAGCGTGAAAATAAAGAGCTCAAGGAGGAGCTGTATATTC CTAAAAAAGTGGCAACGGTTTCTTGCGGAGGAACATCAGGACGATATCGATTCATCGAAAAGCTCAGAGCCGACATAAAGGTGGTGAAGTTGCTGAAATATTTCGATGTCTCTAAAAGTGGCTATTACGATTGGCGTGAACGTCAACCAAGTGCCCGCACGATAGAAGATGCAGAGCTTAAACAGAAAATTCAGCAAATATTCACCGAGCATAAAGGACGCTATGGTAGTCCTCGCATATTTAAGGCCTTACAAAAGCAAGGATACAATATCGGTAAAAAGCGTGTTGAACGCTTGTATCGAGCACTAGGACTGGTTGCGAGAGTGATGCGTGTGACTACTCGCTCTGCATTTTATAAACGCTTTCTTACGACAGGTACCAACTTACGGCCTAATGGTGAAGTGCCATTGGCTAGAGATAAAGTCTGGGTAGCAGATGTTACGTATTTGAAGGTGAAAGGGGTATGGCGTTATTTATCGGTAATAATGGATTTATATTCACGGCGTATTATTAGCTGGAGTTTAGACAGAAATAGGACAGCAGAGGTAACGAAACGAACATTAAAAAATGCGATTAAAAAGAGAAAGCCGAAAAGTGATTTAATGCTTCATACCGATCGAGGTGTAGAATATAGAGGACAAGTTTATCAAAAAGCGTTGAAACTGCATGGGATAGTTCATAGCTTGAGCCGAGCAGGAAAATGTACTGATAATGCGCATATGGAGTCATTTTTCCATTCAATGAAGACCGAAGTTATTCGTGGTAATGTATTTAAAAGTGATAAAGAACTGCGCGGAACGCTTGGCAGTTACATTAACAAATACTACAATGTTTCGAGGATGCATTCAGGGATAAGTTATTGTTCGCCAATAGAATATGAAGCCCTGGCAGCATGA
- a CDS encoding VOC family protein: protein MNLNQITLPVIDMEISTKFYRDLGFTQIVDTPHYSRFECPDGGSTFSLSLETGELVCGTVIYFEHEQLDELVNTLKAKGFVFDQEPTDQSYLWREAILHDPSGHKIKLYWAGENRINPPWRVEIRS from the coding sequence GTGAACTTAAATCAAATTACATTACCAGTTATCGATATGGAGATATCTACTAAATTCTATCGCGATTTAGGCTTTACTCAAATTGTAGATACTCCACATTATTCTCGCTTTGAATGTCCAGATGGAGGTTCAACTTTTTCATTATCTTTAGAAACTGGTGAGTTAGTTTGCGGTACGGTAATATATTTTGAGCATGAACAATTAGATGAACTGGTTAATACATTAAAAGCTAAAGGTTTTGTATTTGATCAAGAACCTACCGATCAAAGCTATTTATGGCGAGAGGCAATATTGCATGACCCGTCTGGTCATAAAATAAAGCTTTATTGGGCAGGTGAAAATCGTATTAATCCACCTTGGCGTGTCGAAATACGTAGCTAA
- a CDS encoding alginate export family protein, whose translation MQPVLKISKLTALILLASSSVSVSATSEPENKAKASVDANLRYEGVNQENASNDASALTLRTRLNYTSANYHGFSGVVEFEDSRQIAGVSDYNDTVGNGSQYSVIADPESTELDQAFVQYQQGKVIAKVGRQVITLDNHRYVGHVGWRQDRQTFDAATVDYAASENIKISYSYINKRNRIFAQAKDLHSKDHLLNFAYKTPYGQLTAYSYLLEIDEGASNGLDTFGVSFSGHKDKFLYSAQLATQSAESAVSDYSTKYMAIEGGYKFDTVTLKLGAEILASDDAMYGFSTPLATLHKFNGWTDQFLSTPKEGLVDLYASISGKAFGGAWAVVLHDFSADEASTTVDDLGTEINAVYTKKFSKNYSAGIKYAAYSAGDVASGKVDTDKFWLWVGAKF comes from the coding sequence ATGCAACCAGTACTAAAAATTTCAAAGCTTACTGCTTTGATTTTATTAGCAAGCTCCAGTGTTTCAGTTAGTGCAACTAGTGAGCCTGAAAACAAAGCTAAAGCCAGCGTCGATGCTAATTTACGCTATGAAGGCGTTAATCAAGAGAACGCAAGTAATGATGCCTCCGCGTTAACATTGCGAACACGACTAAATTATACCAGTGCCAATTACCATGGTTTCTCAGGTGTAGTTGAATTTGAAGACTCTCGCCAAATAGCCGGTGTTAGCGACTATAACGATACTGTTGGCAACGGTAGTCAATATTCCGTAATTGCTGACCCAGAAAGCACGGAATTAGATCAAGCATTTGTCCAATACCAGCAAGGTAAAGTCATCGCAAAAGTCGGTCGCCAAGTTATCACACTCGATAATCATCGCTATGTCGGCCATGTCGGCTGGCGTCAAGATAGACAAACATTTGATGCCGCTACAGTAGATTATGCAGCCTCAGAAAATATAAAAATCAGCTACAGCTACATCAACAAACGTAACCGTATTTTTGCTCAAGCAAAAGATCTTCACTCAAAAGATCATTTACTTAATTTTGCCTATAAAACCCCCTATGGGCAATTAACTGCTTATAGTTATCTATTAGAGATAGATGAAGGAGCGTCAAACGGTTTAGACACGTTTGGTGTAAGTTTTTCCGGACACAAAGACAAATTTTTATACTCTGCTCAATTAGCGACTCAAAGCGCTGAAAGTGCTGTATCGGACTATTCAACAAAATACATGGCTATTGAAGGTGGCTATAAATTTGATACTGTCACTCTAAAATTAGGTGCTGAAATACTGGCGAGTGACGATGCAATGTACGGTTTTTCGACTCCCCTCGCGACACTACATAAATTCAATGGTTGGACAGATCAGTTTTTAAGTACGCCAAAAGAGGGCTTAGTTGATCTATATGCCTCTATTTCAGGTAAAGCTTTCGGCGGTGCTTGGGCAGTAGTTTTGCATGATTTTTCTGCTGACGAAGCAAGTACAACAGTTGACGATTTAGGCACTGAAATTAATGCTGTTTACACCAAGAAATTTTCTAAAAATTATAGCGCAGGTATAAAGTACGCAGCTTATTCAGCGGGTGATGTAGCCTCAGGTAAAGTTGATACAGATAAATTTTGGCTCTGGGTTGGTGCTAAATTTTAA
- the nirD gene encoding nitrite reductase small subunit NirD, with product MTTESTWQSICPTNDLIKNSGVCALLANQEQVALFQVGEDTVYAVSNFDPFGKANVLYRGLIGETKGDVYIASPLLKQRFSLNSGACLDDNTFAIKTYETRVTDGQLEILG from the coding sequence ATGACAACAGAAAGCACCTGGCAATCCATCTGCCCAACTAATGATTTAATTAAAAACTCGGGGGTTTGTGCACTATTGGCAAACCAAGAGCAAGTTGCTTTATTTCAGGTTGGAGAGGATACAGTTTATGCTGTTTCTAACTTTGACCCTTTTGGCAAAGCGAACGTTTTATATCGCGGTTTAATTGGCGAAACTAAAGGTGACGTTTACATTGCTTCACCCTTATTAAAACAACGTTTTTCTTTAAATTCTGGTGCCTGTTTAGACGATAATACATTTGCCATTAAAACCTATGAAACACGTGTAACTGACGGACAGTTAGAAATATTAGGTTAA